ATGGCGAGCTTGACCTGGGTGAAGAAGAATTCCTGCGGCGCGGTATAGATCAGCTCGACCTTGTGCGGATCGAGCCCGGCCCATTTCGTCGCCCATTTGAAGGGGACAACCAGCAGGTTGAACAACCGCTTGGCGAAGAAGAAGCACACCAGGAAGGCAACGAAGAAACCCCCGAGCGACCAGATCAGTCGGCGACGCAATTCGATGAGATGCTCGATCAGCGGCGCAGACGATTTTTCGATCTCGTCTTTTTCCTTGTCCGAAACGCTCACTTGGCGGCTCCCGACGTCTTCCTGGTCACCGGCTTCGCCGGAGCAGGTTTCGGTTCGGCTTTCGCCCCAGCCTTTGCAGCTGTCGCCTTTGCAGCAGTCGCCTTGGCGGCAGCGGGCTTCATCGCGGCGGTCTCAGGCTTTGCCGCCGTCACGGGCTTTGCCGACGCCTTGGGCGCTGGTGCGGCTTTTGCCGTCACCGCCTTCGCGGGTGTCGAGGCCTTCGACGGCTCTTTTGCCTCCGGCGCCGTCCTGGCGGCCTTCTTTGCCGCAGGTGCCTTCGGCGCCACGGCAGGTTCCGTGGATGCCGGCACCGCCGAAGCATCGGTCATTGCCGGAAAAATCGGCGTTGTCGGCGCGGCATCTGGCCCGTTGACACCAGGCATTTCCGTCGCACCGTTCTTCAACGGCTCGGCCGCCTGCGGCGTCGAGGCGGCAGGTGCCGCCGGATCAGCGGCCGGCTTCGGCTTCATCGCCGCGTCGACGCCGGCGCGCACATCGGCCGCCGCCTGCTCGAACGGATTGAGCTGCTTGCGGATCTCTGCAACCGGGCTGAGGCCCCTGAGCTCGTCGACCGATTTCTTGACGTCGTCGAGCTCGGCTTCCTTCAGCGCCTCGTTGAACTGTTTCTGGAAGTCGGCCGCCATGGTGCGCAGCTTCGCCGTCGTGCGGCCGAAGGTGCGCAGCATGTTGGGCAAATCCTTCGGCCCGACGACCACGATCATGACGATCGCGATCACCAGCATTTCGGTCCAGCCGACTTCAAACATGGCTATCAGTTCCGACTAGTGCTTGTCGCCCGAAAGTGCGAAGCGGTTTTGGGACAACGACATGCACAAAGCAACACCGTTGGGCTCAGCTCTTGCTGACTTTTTCCTTGGCTGCCGAAACGGTTTCGTCGGCGCGGTGCTCGACGGTACGCTTGTCGTCGGCAACGTCGTCGTCGGCCATGCCCTTCTTGAAGCTCTTGATGCCCTTGGCCATGTCGCCCATCAGCTCCGGAATCTTGCCGCGGCCGAACACCAGAAGCACGATGACCAGCACGATCATCCAGTGCCAAATTGAAAATGAACCCATAGCAAATCTCTCTCGAATGTTTTCCCTGGCGATGATCTATGCGTTTTCGCGTTGGGATTCAAACACAACCGCGACAGAGTTTATGAAAGGCTGGCGGATGTCACGCATTTTCGGCGAAGCGGCCCGCTACCAAACGGCGCATGTAAAGCCGGAAAGCAGCTTTTGATAGGCGCCCGTGGTCAATCTTCCGTGACGCGCGGCGTCAGCAGGCCGAGTTCCTCGAGATCGATGTCGGTCAACGGATCCTCGTCCTCGCTCAGCACGTCGGGGTCGGCCGGCGGCAGCGGGATCGAGAAATTCGACGGCATGCGGCCCGAAAGCAGGCCGGCGCCCTTCAATTCCTCCATGCCGGGAAGATCACGGATTTCCTCGAGCGCAAAATGGTCAAGGAAGGTTTCGGTGGTGCCATAAGTGACGGGACGGCCAGGCGTTTTGCGACGGCCGCGCATACGCACCCATTCCGTCTCCAGCAGCGTGTCGAGTGTGCCTTTCGAGGTTTCGACACCACGGATGTCCTCGATCTCGGCGCGCGTCACCGGCTGGTGATAGGCAATGATCGCCAGCACTTCGAGCGCGGCCCGCGACAGCTTGCGCTGCTGCACCGTGTCGCGGCTCATCAGGAAGGCAAGATCGCCGGCGGTGCGGAACGCCCAGGCATCGCCGACCCGGACCAGATTGACGCCGCGCCGGGCGTAGATCTGCTGCAATTCCACCATCGCAAGCGCGATGTTGATGCCATCTGGAAGGCGTGCGGCAAGCTGCTTTTCGCTGACCGGTTCGGCACTGGCGAAGACGATCGCCTCGGCCATGCGCATGGCCTCGGCCATGTGCAGGCGCTCGGCCGGATTCTGTTCCGGATTCAGGGCTGAAGCCTGGTCGAGTTCGCCCTCTTCCTGCTCCTCGTCCACCTTGAACGGGATAACCGAAGCGTTGGCGCGTTCGCTCATGATGCCACCTCGACTGGCTTGATTGTCTGTGCGCGGTGGTCGCGCAGATAGATCGGCGCGAACACCTGGTCCTGCCGCATATCCATTTTGCGCTCGCGCACCAGCTCCAGTGTCGCTGCGAATGAGCTGGCGATGGCCGTGCGCCGCTCTTCCGGGCTGGTCAGATACTGGATGAGGAAGCTGTCGAGCGCCGTCCAGTCCCGCAGCGAGCCGATCAGCCGCGTCAGGATATCTCGGGCATCCTTGAGCGACCAGACACCGCGCCTGGCGATCGTCACATTGGTGATCGCCTGCTTCTGCCGCTGCTGCGCATAAGTGGTCAAAAGGTCGTAGAGCGAGGCCGAGTAAGAGTTGCGCTTCTCGATGATGACCATCTCCGGCATGCCGCGCGCGAACACGTCGCGGCCGAGTCGGTTGCGATTGACGAGACGCGCCGCCGCGTCGCGCATGGCCTCGAGCCGCTTCAGCCGGAATTGCAGCACCGCCGCCAGTTCCTCGCCGCTTTCACCCTCCTCGCCCGGCTGCTTGGGGATCAAAAGCTTCGATTTCAGGAACGCCAGCCATGCCGCCATCACCAGGTAGTCGGCGGCAAGCTCGAGGCGCAGCGCCCTCGCCGTCTCGACAAAGGCCAGATATTGCTCGGCCAGCGCAAGGATGGAAATGCGCGCCAGGTCGACCTTCTGGTTGCGGGCAAGATGCAGCAGGAGATCGAGCGGACCTTCGAACCCGGCGACGTCAACCACCAGCGACGGATCGCCGGTCAGCCGTGAATCGTCATTCTCGGCCCACAGGCGGTCCATCGGGGCCTTGCTCTCCAATGTTTCCGCCACAGTCCTTCCACTTCCTCTTGGTCAGGCCACCGCATCGAAATAGGTGGCGAATTCAGCGCGTATCTCGGTTTCCTCGGCCGTGTCGCTTTTGCTGATATAGGTCATCGCCCGCTTTGCGCGCTCCAGCGACTTGCCCTCAAGCCCCCGGGTGCGCGATGCGATGCCCGCCATCTCCTCGAAAACGCCGTTGCAGTGAAGGACCAGATCGCAGCCCGCCGCAAGGATCGAGGCCGCCTTTGTCGGGAAATCCCCAGAAAGTGCCTTCATCGAAGTGTCGTCGCTCATCAGGAGCCCGTCAAAGCCGATGTCGCGGCGAATGATCTCGTCGATGACCTTGCCGGACGTCGTTGCCGGATTCTTGGGATCGATGGCGCTGTAGACGACATGCGCGGTCATCGCCATCGGCAGATGGTTAAGCTCCCTGAACGGAGCGAAATCATGCCGCTGCAGGTCGCTGAGCGAAGCGTCGACTGTAGGCAACTCGAAGTGCGTGTCGGCAAAGGCCCTGCCATGGCCCGGAATATGTTTCATGACAGGCAGCACGCCGCCCGACATCAGGCCTTCGGCCGTGGCGCGGCCAAGTTCGATGACCGCGCGCGGCTCCTTGCCATAGGCGCGCGCGCCGATGACATCGCTGGCACCTTCGATCGGCACGTCGAGCACCGGCAGGCAATCTGCTGTGATGCCGTAGCGCAGCAGGTCAAAAGCGTGCAGGCGCGCCATCAGCCAGGCCGCACGGGCGCCGGCGTCGTGATCGTCGCGCCACAGCGCGCCAAGCGCGCCGCCCGCCGGATAGTTTGGCGCCAGCGGTGGCCGAAGGCGTTGCACCCTGCCGCCTTCCTGGTCGATGAACACCAGCGCATCCGGACGCCCGATGCAGTCGCGCATCTCGGCGACCAGATCACGGATCTGCTCGGTCTCGCTAATGTTGCGGGCAAACAGGATGAAGGCCCAGGGGCATTCATTGCGATAGAAGTTGATTTCTTCGCGGGTGAGCGATTTCCCGGCACAGCCGAGGATCATGGATTTTGATTCGGTCATGGCTGGAGTCTAAGGCCTCGCGCGATCAAAGGGAATCGTCTCGGCTCGCAGGCCGCGACCACAAGATATGCTCCCACATGAAAAACGGGCACATGAAAAAGCCGGGCGCATAGGGGCAGCCTATACGAAAACCGGCGCGGCCTTGGGCCGCGCCGGTTTTTGAATGGTTATCGGCG
The genomic region above belongs to Mesorhizobium sp. B4-1-4 and contains:
- the tatB gene encoding Sec-independent protein translocase protein TatB — its product is MFEVGWTEMLVIAIVMIVVVGPKDLPNMLRTFGRTTAKLRTMAADFQKQFNEALKEAELDDVKKSVDELRGLSPVAEIRKQLNPFEQAAADVRAGVDAAMKPKPAADPAAPAASTPQAAEPLKNGATEMPGVNGPDAAPTTPIFPAMTDASAVPASTEPAVAPKAPAAKKAARTAPEAKEPSKASTPAKAVTAKAAPAPKASAKPVTAAKPETAAMKPAAAKATAAKATAAKAGAKAEPKPAPAKPVTRKTSGAAK
- a CDS encoding twin-arginine translocase TatA/TatE family subunit gives rise to the protein MGSFSIWHWMIVLVIVLLVFGRGKIPELMGDMAKGIKSFKKGMADDDVADDKRTVEHRADETVSAAKEKVSKS
- the scpB gene encoding SMC-Scp complex subunit ScpB; amino-acid sequence: MSERANASVIPFKVDEEQEEGELDQASALNPEQNPAERLHMAEAMRMAEAIVFASAEPVSEKQLAARLPDGINIALAMVELQQIYARRGVNLVRVGDAWAFRTAGDLAFLMSRDTVQQRKLSRAALEVLAIIAYHQPVTRAEIEDIRGVETSKGTLDTLLETEWVRMRGRRKTPGRPVTYGTTETFLDHFALEEIRDLPGMEELKGAGLLSGRMPSNFSIPLPPADPDVLSEDEDPLTDIDLEELGLLTPRVTED
- a CDS encoding segregation and condensation protein A translates to MDRLWAENDDSRLTGDPSLVVDVAGFEGPLDLLLHLARNQKVDLARISILALAEQYLAFVETARALRLELAADYLVMAAWLAFLKSKLLIPKQPGEEGESGEELAAVLQFRLKRLEAMRDAAARLVNRNRLGRDVFARGMPEMVIIEKRNSYSASLYDLLTTYAQQRQKQAITNVTIARRGVWSLKDARDILTRLIGSLRDWTALDSFLIQYLTSPEERRTAIASSFAATLELVRERKMDMRQDQVFAPIYLRDHRAQTIKPVEVAS
- the nagZ gene encoding beta-N-acetylhexosaminidase, yielding MTESKSMILGCAGKSLTREEINFYRNECPWAFILFARNISETEQIRDLVAEMRDCIGRPDALVFIDQEGGRVQRLRPPLAPNYPAGGALGALWRDDHDAGARAAWLMARLHAFDLLRYGITADCLPVLDVPIEGASDVIGARAYGKEPRAVIELGRATAEGLMSGGVLPVMKHIPGHGRAFADTHFELPTVDASLSDLQRHDFAPFRELNHLPMAMTAHVVYSAIDPKNPATTSGKVIDEIIRRDIGFDGLLMSDDTSMKALSGDFPTKAASILAAGCDLVLHCNGVFEEMAGIASRTRGLEGKSLERAKRAMTYISKSDTAEETEIRAEFATYFDAVA